One genomic window of Arachis stenosperma cultivar V10309 chromosome 10, arast.V10309.gnm1.PFL2, whole genome shotgun sequence includes the following:
- the LOC130956413 gene encoding sulfite exporter TauE/SafE family protein 5-like encodes MKTLSLACLLVFLTFSAFKFNPSNAKQTHPISDNNMLNTIDHLLDRIYQWRNEAQESQTFISWLMVLAGVLCFIASSISSAGGIGGGGLFIPILTIVAGLDLKTASSLSAFMVTGGSIANVMCNLCRKSTKLGGKSLIDYDIALLSEPCMLLGVSVGVICNLVFPEWLITALFAVFLAWCTSKTCNSAMRFWRNESEEMRKKFGLAEILEKGQLGNEIGTTEENKENEGSKSIEEPLLVPEVNSNERLPWLKLGVLFLVWFSFFSVYLLRGNKYGQSIIPMEPCGLEYWILSSVQVPLAVVFTAWIVFRKERLQDQQECPDLTKNSASHKLVFPLMAFLAGLLGGVFGIGGGMLISPFLLQVGVAPEVTAATCSFMVFFSSVMSALQYLLLGMEHIEIALILATISFIASLLGLLVVQKAIQKYGRTSLIVFSVGIVMSLSAVLMTSFGAIEVWKDYNSGKYMGFKLPC; translated from the exons ATGAAGACTCTGAGTCTTGCATGCTTATTAGTCTTCCTCACGTTCTCTGCCTTCAAATTCAATCCTTCCAATGCAAAACAAACGCACCCCATTTCAGATAATAACATGCTCAATACTATTGACCACTTGCTAGATAGAATCTATCAATGGAGAAATGAAGCACAAGAATCACAAACATTTATTTCATGGCTTATGGTTCTTGCAGGAGTGCTATGCTTCATAGCTTCTTCCATATCTAGTGCTGGTGGAATAGGTGGTGGTGGCCTTTTCATACCAATACTAACCATTGTGGCTGGCTTGGACCTTAAAACAGCTTCAAGTCTCTCTGCTTTCATGGTCACAGGAGGGTCAATAGCAAATGTTATGTGCAATCTATGCAGAAAAAGTACTAAGCTTGGGGGAAAGTCATTGATTGACTATGACATAGCTCTTTTGTCCGAACCATGTATGTTGCTGGGAGTGAGTGTGGGAGTTATCTGCAACCTTGTTTTCCCAGAATGGTTGATCACTGCGCTTTTCGCCGTCTTTCTTGCTTGGTGTACCTCAAAGACTTGCAATAGCGCGATGCGGTTTTGGAGGAATGAGTCAGAAGAGATGAGGAAAAAATTTGGACTTGCTGAGATACTTGAGAAGGGGCAGCTAGGAAATGAGATAGGCACCACTgaggaaaataaagaaaatgaagGGTCAAAGAGCATTGAAGAGCCTCTTCTTGTTCCTGAAGTCAACAGCAACGAGAGACTCCCTTGGTTGAAATTGGGGGTCTTGTTTTTGGTCTGGTTCTCCTTCTTTTCTGTCTATCTTCTTCGCGGCAACAAATATGGACAG AGCATCATTCCAATGGAGCCATGTGGATTAGAATACTGGATTCTGTCATCAGTTCAAGTACCACTTGCTGTGGTTTTCACAGCTTGGATTGTATTTCGGAAAGAGAGACTTCAAGACCAACAAGAG TGTCCAGACCTGACAAAAAATAGTGCTTCGCACAAGCTTGTTTTTCCATTGATGGCATTTCTGGCGGGGCTGTTGGGCGGCGTCTTTGGCATTGGTGGTGGAATGCTGATAAGTCCGTTTCTTCTTCAAGTCGGAGTAGCTCCTGAG GTAACAGCAGCAACATGTTCATTCATGGTTTTCTTCTCTTCAGTCATGTCAGCGCTGCAATATCTGCTGTTGGGGATGGAACATATAGAAATTGCCCTCATACTGGCTACAATAAGTTTTATTGCATCTCTTCTGGGGTTATTGGTGGTTCAGAAAGCAATTCAGAAGTATGGAAGGACCTCTTTGATTGTTTTCTCAGTTGGTATCGTGATGTCTTTAAGTGCTGTTCTAATGACAAGCTTTGGAGCCATTGAGGTTTGGAAAGACTACAATTCAGGGAAATACATGGGGTTCAAACTACCCTGTTGA
- the LOC130954749 gene encoding thioredoxin-like protein CXXS1, with amino-acid sequence METAEEQKPRVVVIDSLQSWEFYVNQASTQNSPIVVHFTASWCMPSVAMNPFFEELASTYPDVLFLTVDVDEVMEVAKRMDVKAMPTFVVVKDGAPLEKVVGANPEEIKKRIDTFVQSIRDSVA; translated from the exons ATGGAAACCGCAGAGGAGCAGAAGCCGAGAGTTGTGGTGATTGATTCTTTGCAATCATGGGAATTCTATGTCAATCAGGCCTCTACCCAGAACTCCCCT ATTGTTGTGCACTTCACTGCTTCATGGTGCATGCCATCAGTGGCTATGAATCCTTTCTTTGAAGAATTGGCTTCAACTTATCCAGATGTTCTCTTTCTCACTGTTGATGTTGATGAAGTCATG GAAGTAGCAAAGAGGATGGATGTGAAGGCAATGCCAACATTCGTGGTGGTGAAGGACGGTGCTCCATTGGAGAAGGTGGTTGGTGCGAATCCGGAAGAGATAAAGAAAAGGATAGATACTTTTGTTCAGTCCATTCGTGACTCAGTAGCatag
- the LOC130956414 gene encoding transcription factor ILR3-like, with protein sequence MGSSENPNWVLDYAYLDDIHSLSDPSNFSWPPPPTPLSADLHQSLPNSNGPDQSASRKRLRSGSCNTSGSKACREKMRRDRLNDRFLELGSILDPGRPPKTDKAAILSDAVQLVLQLRGEAQKLKESTENLQEKINELKAEKNELRDEKQRLKAEKDSLEKQLKALNTPSGFLHHPPTLPAVFPHAPGQVLGSKLVPFMGYPGVSMWQFLPPAAVDTSQDHVLRPPVA encoded by the exons ATGGGTTCATCGGAAAACCCCAATTGGGTTCTGGACTACGCATATCTCGATGACATTCACTCTCTTTCTGACCCTTCCAACTTCTCTTGGCCCCCTCCTCCAACCCCCCTAAG TGCCGACCTTCATCAATCGCTTCCCAATTCTAATGGACCCGATCAATCTGCCTCAAGAAAACG CTTGAGGTCAGGATCCTGCAACACTTCTGGTTCAAAAGCGTGTAGAGAGAAAATGCGAAGGGATAGATTGAATGACAG atttttggaaCTTGGTTCCATTTTGGACCCCGGAAGGCCTCCCAAAACGGACAAGGCTGCTATACTGAGTGACGCGGTTCAACTGGTGTTGCAGCTGCGAGGGGAGGCTCAGAAGCTTAAAGAATCAACTGAGAATCTGCAGGAGAAAATCAATGAATTGAAG GCTGAGAAAAATGAGCTCCGTGACGAGAAGCAGAGGCTAAAAGCAGAGAAAGATAGCCTTGAGAAGCAGCTCAAAGCCTTGAATACACCATCTGGTTTCCTGCACCATCCTCCTACACTTCCAGCTGTTTTCCCTCATGCACCAGGGCAAGTTCTTGGAAGCAAGCTGGTGCCTTTCATGGGCTACCCAGGAGTTTCCATGTGGCAGTTTTTACCACCTGCTGCTGTCGACACATCGCAGGACCATGTACTCCGGCCCCCAGTTGCATAA